The proteins below are encoded in one region of Oncorhynchus nerka isolate Pitt River linkage group LG15, Oner_Uvic_2.0, whole genome shotgun sequence:
- the si:ch211-243a20.3 gene encoding uncharacterized protein si:ch211-243a20.3, whose translation MAPQTVMLLLLAAMATMAQSVGEENELDYGYWNYREGAESVNVTTVRSVTRVLDLWGKRIFNEIKTLLHSQPSTLLPDYSRVRPLSESLNDLFREVTLLHRRITELTHRLATLEPFLRRHGYRDEGEEGGGGGGRALAPRSMRGGAARLTRYTLKKAVPVSGTRVVRRRRVRVYNNGQVRMLESASER comes from the exons ATGGCCCCTCAAACTGTGATGCTGCTGCTTCTGGCTGCCATGGCGACCATGGCCCAGTCCGTTGGCGAGGAGAACGAACTGGATTATGGGTACTGGAACTACCGGGAGGGAG CTGAGAGTGTGAACGTGACCACTGTCCGCAGTGTGACCAGAGTCCTGGACCTCTGGGGAAAACGCATCTTCAACGAGATCAAGACCCTACTCCACTCTCAGCCCAGCACCCTGCTCCCTGACTACTCCAG GGTGCGCCCTCTGTCCGAGTCGCTCAACGATCTCTTCAGGGAAGTCACTCTGCTGCACAGGCGTATCACGGAACTCACCCATCGCCTAGCAACCTTGGAACCATTCCTCCGTCGCCACGGCTACCGGgacgagggggaggagggagggggtggcgGTGGCAGGGCTCTGGCACCTCGGAGCATGAGAGGTGGCGCAGCGAGACTGACGAGGTACACCTTGAAGAAGGCGGTCCCTGTGAGTGGGACTagggtggtgaggaggaggagggtgagagtaTACAACAACGGACAAGTTAGGATGCTGGAGAGTGCGAGTGAGAGATAG